The Lycium barbarum isolate Lr01 chromosome 10, ASM1917538v2, whole genome shotgun sequence genome includes a region encoding these proteins:
- the LOC132614789 gene encoding uncharacterized protein LOC132614789, translating into MPSSLPSLSSTSNPHLHTLLESCRPFLRGELESIDKNLPTLITVLRSVGAGECWHKHGSFLDHLIDVYKILKIWKAPDSVCLCGLFHSAYSNSIVNLAIFDPNTGRETVRAHAGDDAERLIHLFCIVPRQPLIHDDLLFKYSDLELIEHLKVSEISVKNAKEKSLFNEDEAWRKKLQSILPENGITVKHIKTGEDVLVSRRLVAVFLVMTMADFSDQLFNFQDLLFDNSNGRLECTGNNSQITLWPGDGKPGLWMNSVSRMGAIYSLIVREEEIMIEKRKKNGENGIVEGRDEEIELVIPPVFENCTRVLDAQEQKEARELYWEGVCEGSNRGLDWAEEKLLKSVEKNSFVGEPHVVLGQIYLSKGKFEEAKKEAEKGLRLILEWGSPWDKRMSWEGWIAWTRVLLMKAKEKSWPQNSWGILNLGLVR; encoded by the exons ATGCCTTCATCACTACCTTCTCTATCTTCAACCTCAAACCCACATCTCCATACTCTTCTTGAATCATGCCGTCCTTTCCTTCGTGGTGAACTCGAATCCATCGACAAAAATCTCCCAACTCTCATCACAGTCTTACGTTCCGTTGGCGCTGGTGAATGTTGGCACAAACATGGCAGCTTTCTCGACCACTTAATCGATGTTTACAAGATTCTTAAAATATGGAAAGCACCAGATTCTGTTTGTCTTTGTGGTCTTTTTCATTCAGCTTACTCTAACTCCATTGTTAATCTTGCTATCTTTGATCCTAATACTGGTCGTGAAACTGTACGTGCTCATGCTGGTGATGATGCTGAGAGGTTAATTCATCTTTTCTGTATTGTCCCTAGGCAGCCTTTGATCCATGATGACTTGTTGTTTAAGTATAGTGATTTGGAACTTATTGAACACCTTAAGGTTTCTGAAATTTCGGTAAAAAATGCTAAGGAAAAGAGTTTGTTTAATGAAGATGAAGCCTGGAGGAAGAAATTGCAGTCAATTTTGCCGGAAAACG GTATAACAGTGAAGCATATTAAGACAGGGGAAGATGTGTTGGTTTCCAGGAGATTGGTAGCTGTGTTTCTGGTCATGACAATGGCTGATTTTAGTGATCAACTGTTTAATTTTCAGGATTTATTGTTTGATAACTCCAATGGTAGGTTGGAATGTACTGGAAACAATTCTCAAATAACTCTATGGCCTGGTGATGGAAAACCAGGGCTATGGATGAATTCTGTTTCAAGAATGGGAGCTATTTACAGTTTAATAGTCCGAGAAGAAGAGATTATGATTGAAAAACGAAAGAAAAACGGCGAAAATGGGATTGTAGAAGGAAGAGATGAAGAAATTGAGCTTGTAATACCACCAGTGTTTGAAAATTGTACAAGAGTTTTGGATGCACAAGAGCAAAAAGAGGCAAGAGAGTTGTATTGGGAAGGTGTTTGTGAAGGGTCTAATAGAGGTTTAGATTGGGCTGAGGAGAAGTTATTGAAAAGTGTTGAGAAGAATTCTTTTGTGGGAGAGCCACATGTTGTATTGGGACAGATTTATTTAAGTAAAGGGAAGTTTGAAGAGGCAAAAAAAGAAGCTGAAAAGGGGTTAAGACTTATATTGGAATGGGGGAGTCCATGGGATAAGAGAATGTCTTGGGAAGGTTGGATTGCTTGGACTAGAGTTTTGTTGATGAAGGCTAAAGAGAAGTCTTGGCCACAAAATTCATGGGGTATTCTTAATTTAGGTCTAGTtaggtaa
- the LOC132614132 gene encoding uncharacterized protein LOC132614132 — translation MPSSLPSLSSTSNPYLHTLLESCRPFLRGELESIDKNLPTLITVLRSVGAGECWHKHGSFLDHLIDIYKILKIWKAPDSVCLCGLFHSAYSNSYVNLAIFDPNTGRETVRAHVGDDAERLIHLFCIVPRQPLIHDDLLFKYSDLELIEHLKISEISVKNAKEKSLFNEDEAWRKKLQSILPENGITVKHIKTGEDVLVSRRLIAVFLLMTMADFSDQLFNFQDLLFDNTNGRLEFTGNNSQITLWPGDGKPGLWMNSVSRMGAIYSLIVREEEIMIEKWKKNGENGIVEGRDEEIELVIPPVFENCTRVLDAQEQKEARELYWEGVCEGSNRGLDWAEEKLLKSVEKNSFVGEPHVVLGQIYLSKGKFEEAEKEAEKGLRLILEWGSPWDKRMSWEGWIAWTRVLLMKAKEKSWPQNSWGILNLGLVR, via the exons ATGCCTTCATCACTACCTTCTCTATCTTCAACCTCAAACCCATATCTCCATACTCTTCTTGAATCATGCCGTCCTTTCCTTCGTGGTGAACTCGAATCCATCGACAAAAATCTCCCAACTCTCATCACAGTCTTACGTTCCGTTGGCGCTGGTGAATGTTGGCACAAACATGGCAGCTTTCTCGACCACTTAATCGATATTTACAAGATTCTTAAAATATGGAAAGCACCAGATTCTGTTTGTCTTTGTGGTCTTTTTCATTCAGCTTACTCTAACTCCTATGTTAATCTTGCTATCTTTGATCCTAATACTGGTCGTGAAACTGTACGTGCTCATGTTGGTGATGATGCTGAGAGGTTAATTCATCTTTTCTGTATTGTCCCTAGGCAGCCTTTGATCCATGATGACTTGTTGTTTAAGTATAGTGATTTGGAACTTATTGAACACCTTAAGATTTCTGAAATTTCGGTAAAAAATGCTAAGGAAAAGAGTTTGTTTAATGAAGATGAAGCCTGGAGGAAGAAATTGCAGTCAATTTTGCCGGAAAACG GTATAACAGTGAAGCATATTAAGACAGGGGAAGATGTGTTGGTTTCCAGGAGATTAATAGCTGTGTTTCTCCTCATGACAATGGCTGATTTTAGTGATCAACTGTTTAATTTTCAGGATTTATTGTTTGATAACACCAATGGTAGGTTGGAATTTACTGGAAACAATTCTCAAATAACTCTATGGCCTGGTGATGGAAAACCAGGGCTATGGATGAATTCTGTTTCAAGAATGGGAGCTATTTACAGTTTAATAGTCAGAGAAGAAGAGATTATGATtgaaaaatggaagaaaaatggcgAAAATGGGATTGTAGAAGGGAGAGATGAAGAAATTGAGCTTGTAATACCACCAGTGTTTGAAAATTGTACAAGAGTTTTGGATGCACAAGAGCAAAAAGAGGCAAGAGAGTTATATTGGGAAGGTGTTTGTGAAGGGTCTAATAGAGGTTTAGATTGGGCTGAGGAGAAGTTATTGAAAAGTGTTGAGAAGAATTCTTTTGTGGGAGAGCCACATGTTGTATTGGGACAGATTTATTTAAGTAAAGGGAAGTTTGAAGAGGCAGAAAAAGAAGCTGAAAAGGGGTTAAGACTTATATTGGAATGGGGGAGTCCATGGGATAAGAGAATGTCTTGGGAAGGTTGGATTGCTTGGACTAGAGTTTTGTTGATGAAGGCTAAAGAGAAGTCTTGGCCACAAAATTCATGGGGTATTCTTAATTTGGGTCTAGTTAGGTAa
- the LOC132614254 gene encoding phosphoribosylaminoimidazole carboxylase, chloroplastic isoform X1, with amino-acid sequence MLSLSNTLPTLSAHKRTTFASQKSTLFGSMVKNQSFLFSSSQQVQNSSTVLSCKASLDVVEEKPSGSAVHGLSETVVGVLGGGQLGRMLCEAASEMAIKVIVLDPMESCPASALAHQHVVGSYDDSATVEEFGKRCGVLTVEIEHVDVATLEKLEKQGVDCQPKASTIRIIQDKYLQKVHFSRNGIPLSKFMQIDNLEGARRAGELFGYPLMIKSRRLAYDGRGNAVAKSEEELSSAVNALGGYDRGLYVEKWAPFVKELSVIVARGRDSSIACYPAVETIHRDNICHIVKSPANVSWKIMKLATDVAHKAVSSLEGAGVFAVELFLTDDGQILLNEVAPRPHNSGHHTIEACFTSQFEQHLRAVVGLPLGDPSMKTPAAVMYNILGEDDGEPGFLLANQLMGRALGIPGASIHWYDKPEMRRQRKMGHITIVGPSMGIVEAQLRVMLNEESVHDQPAVAPRVGIIMGSDSDLPVMKDAAKILKEFDVPAEVKIVSAHRTPEMMFSYALSARERGIQVIIAGAGGAAHLPGMVAALTPLPVIGVPVRASTLDGLDSLLSIVQMPRGVPVATVAINNATNAGLLAVRLLGISDIKLQARMSQYQEDRRDEVLVKGERLEKVGFEEYLNS; translated from the exons ATGCTGAGCCTAAGCAACACTCTCCCAACACTTTCTGCCCATAAAAGGACCACTTTTGCCTCTCAAAAGAGTACCCTTTTTGGCAGTATGGTTAAAAATCAAAGCTTTTTGTTCTCATCATCACAGCAAGTTCAGAACAGTTCTACTGTATTGTCTTGCAAAGCTTCATTGGATGTTGTAGAGGAAAAACCCAG TGGTTCAGCAGTCCATGGACTATCGGAAACAGTTGTGGGTGTTTTGGGAGGAGGGCAGCTGGGTCGTATGCTGTGTGAAGCAGCATCCGAAATGGCAATCAAAGTGATTGTCTTGGACCCGATGGAGAGTTGTCCTGCTAGTGCACTAGCACATCAACACGTGGTAGGAAGCTATGATGACAGTGCCACagttgaagaatttgggaaaag GTGTGGAGTACTAACCGTTGAGATCGAGCATGTTGACGTTGCTACACTTGAGAAGCTTGAGAAACAAGGTGTGGATTGCCAACCCAAGGCTTCTACCATTCGCATAATCCAG GATAAATATCTTCAGAAGGTCCACTTTTCTCGTAACGGTATCCCACTTTCTAAGTTTATGCAG ATTGATAATCTTGAAGGTGCTAGAAGAGCAGGGGAACTGTTTGGTTATCCTCTTATGATAAAGAGCAGGAGGCTGGCATATGATGGACGTGGCAATGCTGTTGCTAAAAGTGAGGAGGAGCTTTCATCTGCTGTTAATG CGCTTGGAGGATATGATCGTGGTTTATATGTTGAGAAATGGGCGCCATTTGTGAAG GAGCTCTCTGTGATTGTGGCGAGGGGAAGGGATAGTTCAATTGCATGTTACCCTGCTGTAGAAACTATTCACAG GGACAACATTTGTCATATTGTAAAGTCGCCTGCTAATGTATCTTGGAAGATTATGAAGCTTGCAACAGACGTTGCACACAAAGCTGTTAGTTCATTAGAAGGTGCAGGAGTCTTCGCTGTTGAGTTGTTTTTGACAGATGATGGTCAG ATTTTACTAAATGAAGTAGCTCCTCGACCTCATAATAGTGGGCATCACACCATTGAGGCTTGCTTCACTTCACAATTTGAGCAGCATTTGCGGGCTGTCGTTGGCCTTCCACTTGGTGATCCATCAATGAAAACTCCTGCTGCTGTCATGTATAACATATTGGGGGAAGATGAT GGTGAACCTGGATTTCTTTTGGCTAATCAGCTTATGGGAAGGGCATTGGGAATTCCGGGGGCATCTATTCATTGGTATGACAAGCCAG AGATGCGAAGGCAACGCAAGATGGGACACATCACAATAGTTGGCCCTTCTATGGGCATTGTGGAAGCGCAGCTAAGGGTGATGCTAAATGAAGAAAGTGTTCATGACCAGCCTGCAG TTGCACCACGTGTTGGGATCATAATGGGATCTGATTCAGATCTTCCTGTTATGAaggatgctgccaaaattttaaAAGAGTTTGATGTGCCTGCTGAA GTAAAAATAGTTTCAGCTCATCGTACACCTGAGATGATGTTTTCTTATGCTTTGTCTGCACGGGAACGTGGTATCCAAGTAATAATTGCAGGGGCTGGTGGTGCCGCCCACTTACCTG GAATGGTTGCTGCATTGACTCCGCTACCTGTTATTGGTGTTCCAGTACGGGCTTCCACATTAGATGGACTTGACTCCCTATTGTCCATTGTTCAG ATGCCAAGAGGGGTCCCAGTTGCAACGGTTGCAATCAACAATGCGACAAATGCTGGTCTGCTGGCAGTAAGATTGTTAGGGATCAGCGACATAAAGTTGCAAGCTAG GATGTCCCAGTACCAAGAAGACAGAAGAGATGAGGTTTTGGTCAAGGGGGAAAGACTAGAAAAAGTTGGCTTTGAAGAGTATCTGAACTCTTAA
- the LOC132614254 gene encoding phosphoribosylaminoimidazole carboxylase, chloroplastic isoform X2, with product MMVSFLQILLNEVAPRPHNSGHHTIEACFTSQFEQHLRAVVGLPLGDPSMKTPAAVMYNILGEDDGEPGFLLANQLMGRALGIPGASIHWYDKPEMRRQRKMGHITIVGPSMGIVEAQLRVMLNEESVHDQPAVAPRVGIIMGSDSDLPVMKDAAKILKEFDVPAEVKIVSAHRTPEMMFSYALSARERGIQVIIAGAGGAAHLPGMVAALTPLPVIGVPVRASTLDGLDSLLSIVQMPRGVPVATVAINNATNAGLLAVRLLGISDIKLQARMSQYQEDRRDEVLVKGERLEKVGFEEYLNS from the exons ATGATGGTCAG CTTTTTGCAGATTTTACTAAATGAAGTAGCTCCTCGACCTCATAATAGTGGGCATCACACCATTGAGGCTTGCTTCACTTCACAATTTGAGCAGCATTTGCGGGCTGTCGTTGGCCTTCCACTTGGTGATCCATCAATGAAAACTCCTGCTGCTGTCATGTATAACATATTGGGGGAAGATGAT GGTGAACCTGGATTTCTTTTGGCTAATCAGCTTATGGGAAGGGCATTGGGAATTCCGGGGGCATCTATTCATTGGTATGACAAGCCAG AGATGCGAAGGCAACGCAAGATGGGACACATCACAATAGTTGGCCCTTCTATGGGCATTGTGGAAGCGCAGCTAAGGGTGATGCTAAATGAAGAAAGTGTTCATGACCAGCCTGCAG TTGCACCACGTGTTGGGATCATAATGGGATCTGATTCAGATCTTCCTGTTATGAaggatgctgccaaaattttaaAAGAGTTTGATGTGCCTGCTGAA GTAAAAATAGTTTCAGCTCATCGTACACCTGAGATGATGTTTTCTTATGCTTTGTCTGCACGGGAACGTGGTATCCAAGTAATAATTGCAGGGGCTGGTGGTGCCGCCCACTTACCTG GAATGGTTGCTGCATTGACTCCGCTACCTGTTATTGGTGTTCCAGTACGGGCTTCCACATTAGATGGACTTGACTCCCTATTGTCCATTGTTCAG ATGCCAAGAGGGGTCCCAGTTGCAACGGTTGCAATCAACAATGCGACAAATGCTGGTCTGCTGGCAGTAAGATTGTTAGGGATCAGCGACATAAAGTTGCAAGCTAG GATGTCCCAGTACCAAGAAGACAGAAGAGATGAGGTTTTGGTCAAGGGGGAAAGACTAGAAAAAGTTGGCTTTGAAGAGTATCTGAACTCTTAA